Within the Takifugu flavidus isolate HTHZ2018 chromosome 20, ASM371156v2, whole genome shotgun sequence genome, the region tgctggccAGGTGACCTTCGCGGGGGGGCTACGCCCCACCCATTACCCCGCCCACATCTTCACGTGCACGCAGAATCAACAACGAAAACCTGCCGACGTGCAAATTGAAGCGAAATCAAGACCCAGTAGAAGGTTCTGCTGATACTGGTGTGACACATCGATTTGTTGTTGAAAACGAAGTAAACTTGAAAACTAAACTGGTTAAGGTTGGTCTTTTTAAAGTGAGAGCAAGTGGAAGTGTTGGGCCTGACGGACCTGGACCGGATATATTCAGAAGCTGGGCCTCTTCTGCTCTGTGTTGGTCCCACCAATGAAGGCTGATTATACAGTCTgggaaaaaacatcaaatactTTTAATGTGCAACCTCACTACAAAGCTCCCAGATAGAGAAGactggaggtgaggaggtggcTCCTGGTGGCTGAtgtgctcccagcagcagggtCATTAACATGTGAAGCGAGGTGGGGGGGTCTCATGCATGTGTATGAGGTGAGACTGTatgtgttgggggaggggaggagtgagagaggctgaagaagacaTGGAAGGTGTGAGAGAGGAGGGTTTAGAAGAATCTTCCTCGTCTTCACCCCACTATGTATTTGGAGCTGTTGTCTCCTGGCTCACTGTAACTCATTGGTTCTTTTCTGCCGCCGTGGCGACACCATGACAGACTCCTAACTGCCGTCTTTAACAAGACTCTTCCAGCTTTCTTCCTCCACTCTCCTTGTGAAAGGCAACGTTTTGTTCTTCTGCTACATTTCTTTGCCATGAAGGTGCCATTGAAGCGCAGATCTGCACCAGGttcctgctccctccctccctccatccagccGGGGTTAATGGGCCCCCCTCTCTGACAACAGAGAACAATTGCTGCTGGAAATGGTTGTTTTGTAATGTGGCCCCCATCACAATGCAGTCTGATCCGTGCTAATACACAGCAGGAGGGCTGAAAGCAGCAGGGAGGAACCTGATCAGGAAGTCAGCATGATCACGCAGATGATCACCGACGTCCATGAAGGCATCGTTTCATCTCCCCTCACATCCTACTGACTCGTTTAAGACTGCTGTACAACACTGAATGAAAGTGGTAAAAAGTCAAGTTTCAATCAAGCTTTGCTCTATTTGAGGTGAAGGTGAAGCTTCTTTCTCACTCAGGGCAGGTTGATGTAAACCCACACTTGTTCAGGCCGTTCAATAAAAACGTCACTCACATTTTTGAGAAATCGGTGGGACAAATCATCACTAGAAAAAGGTCAAATCAAAGATAATTGACTACAAACACGCAAAATCCCATGTTTTGTTCTGTCAAACATCATCATTTAAACATCATCATTTTCAAATATAACCTGGTGTCATCAACAAACACCAATAATACACAAGAACTGATGAATCATGACCGACAAGTACTGCCctcaaattgtgtgtgtgtgtgtgtatgtatgtagcgaagtgaggacatttgggggACATGGTCCTCAAaactttaaaggactgtttgaggtgAAGACCTggttaaggttgaggttagtactgggtttaggtcagggtcaggggtcaggggaaTGTGAAGtaaaaggatgtgtgtgttctatTTTGGTGTTATGTTTTAATAAATTCAGAGCATGacagttattattttaatgCAACTAGTTACACTGGTGCTGAAAAATATCAGTCTCTAtcagtttgtttttggtttatcTCCATTAATGTCAAATAACAAAGTTGTAGAATTACATTTATCTTGTAAAGTCAGTGTTCATTTTCTATGTttgagtttgttgtttttacatAATTAACTTATAACTGTTTTAAGAGCCCTTAAAACATTACCGTGTTTGTaaaatgctgccatctagtggtgtcACGTGACAAAACCATACCGATAAATACACTGAGGGATAACTTTGAGTCAGGCACAgtcgcacacgcacacacgcacgcacaaacacacacacccacacacaatcGGGTCTCACAGCTTGATAAGAAACATTGTGTGATGCTATGAAAGGATGTTATAGCGATCAAATCATCACAGTGGAGTTTTCTTGTAGCTGCCACATGGTCATGAGTCCCTTCAGCCCTGGATGGATTCTCTGACCTGACACATATCAGAgactctcttttcttttccaaccTCGAACTCAATAGCTCAGAAGTCTCCTGGGTCTCTCTAACTTCTCCCATTTCTTACCACATCACAGCTGAACCATCGGCAGCTCTGGAAGTCAGACGCTGTAGCCATGTGCAGTGGACAAGACGACCAGATGAAGCTGGTCCTTTCTGCCTCAGATGATGTAAAGCTAGAACTGTTCACGGCTTGTACTtttgcagcagcacagcattGTGGGTAAGGTGGCTAAGCGCTGTCTAGCATATGAGGGCTGAGGAATGTTCCACCTCtctgtggagcagctgtgcTATGGCTGGAGCCTCAGTCACGAGGAAGGAACAAGCAGAGATTAGCCTTCTGCAATGTGTTCTTGGTTCTGGAGAGTTGTCGTCTGGACCCTCCCACTTTTGGGGAATCCATTTTTGATGTCTTGGCCCTTTGCCAAGTAACATATGTCAATGCTGTAGTGTAGTTGATGGTCGAATGTCTCTGCAGAGAGAACAGCActgagctctgattggctgacacGTGCGCAGACCTGAGGTGCATTCCTGCTGTTGCACCTGTTGACCACAGATTGAGTTCACatatctttttatttatttcaagttCCTTCTCAGGTTGTCCACGCTGCTCTCCTTATGTTTGCTTCTCCCCCTCGCTAAATTTAGAGCTGCAGCTGAGGATACAAGCAAAAATAACCACGGGGGGAAGCCGACGCACCAGAGAGCAGATTTACAGACCCCGATGGACGTAAGCTTCTAAATGTTGCTTCAAAATCCAGACTGAAGGCaaatagagagagggggagagagagagagagagagagcaaaagagggggagagagagagagagagggagggtgatCATTGTAAAAGTACCAGACAGCCGAGCAGCCAGGACACTCATTTGACCCAGTGTGGCTCACATGGATTCCCCAAGTTACTGAATTCCTTTGTTGACGTTCTGCCTCAGAGACACCGATATCAGGTAAACCAGCACGTGTTTGGGAGACTTTTTCTATACATTGTGTTGAGGGTGATGCGTAACTGCATTCTTATTTAGAAACCCGTTAAAACTGTTTATGTCCATTTACAATCAAAGCAGAGCAGCCAGCTTGGGCCCTATTTGAACCTGGACTCTGCTGACCAAggtgaggtacccttgagcaaggcaccgaagcCCCAAAAGCTCACAttgggccctgcaatgagctggcaccTCATTCAGGGGTGGAGTACCCTGCCCTGAACCCCAAAGGAATAAAATGGTTCAGAAaaagaagatagatagatagatagatagatagatagatagatagatagatagatagatagatagatagatagatagatagatagatagatagatagatagatatagatagatagatagatagatagatagatagatagatagatggatggatagatggatggatagatggatggatggatggatggatggatggatagatggatggatggatgatggatggatggatggatggatggatgatggatggatggatggatggatggatggatggatggatggatgggcacACAGACAGACCATGTTAAGTTCTACAACTGCAATCAGTCTAAAATGCTGTATTTCCTCTTTATTGGTTCTGGTTTGGCTTTTTCTTGaggctttttgttgtttattatgAAAAGGTTGCTGTTATTTTGGTCTCCGCATTTTCATTGGGAGACATTTTAATGAGTACTGAGCTTCTGAACTCATCTCCTAAATTTAAGTGGTGGTTAATATGTTGAATCAGCCAGAGTCATTAATTACAGACAGAGGTCATCCTGCTGACAGACTGGGATTAAAGTGAATCTCACTCTGAGTTCACTCAATTGAGAGCAGCCGCTCAGCATGTGTAGCAGCCCACCACTGTAAGAACTGAGCAGAATCATCTGCATACAGAAAGCCACAGGCACACCTCTATTCTAGCAATTCTCATGTGTttttcatgataaactgatttgtTACAAACAGTCTCTTTGGGAGCAGAGACACAGACATCATCACTCATCAGCTGCTTTGATTGTAGTGTCACACCTGCTTCACGTCTCCAACATTAGTGGGAACTGTGAGAAAAGGGGACTCAGTGTGGTGGTCAGTGGTGAAGAGGGTTGAAGAGAGGCCAAGATCCATGTTGTAATGTGTCTGGGATTAACAGCACATAAACGGCGGTGCAAACAAGTGGCGGCTGAAGATAATTAGACAAAGTGAGGATTAACATGTCAAAAACAGGGAGGTGTAAAGCTGGAAATAAtcctacaaaataaaacagaaaccaACTGAAGACAAGGTGCACAGGTAGTGGGACATCCAAACTCGGTCAGGTTCCTACAACAGTAACTAGAAACTAAAACTCAATAAAGAGGGTTTAGGTAAGATTTAACTTAAATTCGTACCCTAAGGTCCACAAAAGGAAATACAAATGATAATAGAAAAACACTAAACATCTTCACAATGTTGGTCACATCTGCAGACAGATATCTTCCCGACAAATGAGCCATGTAaaagtgaagctgctgctgctgtaacaccaccaccaccgccaccacgaATAGCTCTTTGCTTTCCTGTGTGCCATCATCATGGGTTCCCTCTGAgtactccagcttcctcccacagcatTTGGGGACAGGTGAATAGTGACATTAAACTGGCTGTAGGTGTAAATGTTCACTGCTATGCTGAACGGACAACAGGTGCTATCTGGACAAGAGAACTAGGTGGGCATTCAGGATGAGGCACTGAAGATCCTACTTATCAAAGAGAAATTTTTGTGTCCATGTGGCCTCGAGGTTCTCTTCTTGGTccccttcttttctccctgtaCCTTTTGCCCCTGACACAGTTAATATGGACTGACTTTTAGATGACACTGAAGAAATCAATGACCATAAACTTGATGTACAGATTGGCTCAGTGGTGAAGTCCAACATCTTTCACCTGAGACCTCAGATCAAGGTTAAGTCATTTGCCTTGCTCCGGCCTTCCCGACTGACCTGCTCCATCCTTACGCCTCTTCATGGGTGCTCAGGTCAGCAGGTCAATATTTGTTGGTCATCTCCAAGTCTAGGAGGAAGTTGTGAAGGGAGCATGTTGGTGTAGTTTTGGTCTCTTGCAATATGATTTTATCTACATCTTcaattttgttttacattttaaggaAACAGAATGCTtccaagaaaagaagaaaagcggACATTCAGCAATGGACCACTAAGAGACCAATGGGAGAAGAGAGCTCAGAGTGTGGCAGatcagcagaaacaggaagctgagtggaagaagaaaagttCTGTCAAACTGTGAGATTATCTTCTGTTGCTGGGAAACTATATGAAGTGATCTGTGAACCAGTTGGTTTTCCTTTTAGAAGAGGGAATCACAAGAATGAGCCCAGAGCCTCACATGTGCAAATAGCCCTCAGTGAAGAATACACAAACAGAAATGAGCTAGTTAGCAACACACAGAGTTTGAGGAGGTGTAGATGGGTGATGCTGGAGTCCATATAGCCCAAGTAATTCACCCTCTAAAAATGCTTCTAGTCCACAGTTGTGGACACGGTGGTGTAATATGCACAACTGTGTTTCTATATACTACCTGTGCATCTTCAGATATTTCACAAAAACACAGTTGCGGACACACAAATATCcaaacacaatttttttttgccTACAATAGGTTCCTACTTAACTGCAGGGAACACTCATGGAATGTCTGACATTGCACCTTTTCTGACCAGGAATCATCCCAAAACCACTGATGCCACATTTAGACTTTAAATTACATGGGAAAAGTAAgaaaaattgcattttattGCCATTTCCTGAAAAATGTGGTTAATGTACGATGTACAAAACTATATCATATTTTATAACTCTTTATATTTGTAGGTGCTCTATACAGGAAAGtattaaaacagcaaagtacAGAAAGAAATCCCCTGATGATGTAGTACTGACCgtatttggttttgttttaccTGCAGGTGTCACTCAAAGTGGAATTATCACTGGTCACTTGTTTCCAATGGAGACTTCAGTAAACTTAACAAAAGCAATGATGacgagaaaaacaaaccaaaaatcaaatttaaaatcaTTCCTCCACCCCCCAAAGCCAAACCTAAggtcccacccccacccccaccaaaaAAGGCCCCTTCTCCCAAACTTCCAAGGCCCAAAAGACGCGTGGAGGTGGATGTGTTCCGGCTGTATTGGAAAGACTCCTGGATGAGTCTGAAGCCTCCAAAGTATCTTTATCTAAAAGCCAAAGAGCAGAAAATCGAGATTCCAGGTTTCACCACCATCATGCTGGCCAACGCCAGAAAATACAAACCACAGGTGGCTCATACAGACACTGAGTGGGTGTTTCCAGCCTACAAATGGACACAGTGTTGGAAACAGGTACACAAGCTGCActcatttcattaaaatgaatgaatgtttgatCCTTTTAATAACAGAAGAACACCTATTTCCTCCTCATCGGCATTTGCCTCATTAACATTACATTAGCATTGCCTCATTAACACCCACCACATTTTCTCCAATTACTTGTTTTCCACTAGGAGACTTTTGTGTAAGGTTTGATTTTTGTTAAGCCTTTGTCAAATTTCTAACAAAATAATAACAGAAGCAGCATCCTTCATGTGTTGTTCATGTGTTAGTCTACAGTGCAGCATTGTCCCAACTTTGGTTGACAATTGCTTGTCAACCAAACCAGTAAATTTACACTGAAAAGGGAAGCTgggctttaaatgtgttgtgaTAAAAGCTTAAATATGAAAATCCAGTCTTCAGATAAAATGTGACCAATGAAGACTTCCCAAACCGTCTTTACCATTTTTGTTTCCAGGTCAGGCATCTGCTTCATTTAGAGTCCTATGAAGGAAAACACTTTGACTGGGAGACTTTCTTAGAAAGACAAGGGGTTTGCAAACctcaaatcaaacattttacTCTTCCAGTCTGGGCTGGTACTTGGAAGATAATGAACTTCGCCTTCAGGCAGGAGAAACCAAAGTGGGACTGTGGCTGGCCTGAGTATGAACAACCCATCACCAACAAGAGTGACAAAGTAGAAGAACTAGAGGAAGAGGTGAGGGCAACGTTCTTATTATTTTCTACTTCTTTAGCTGACACAGACTCCTTTGTCATCATCACACAGAATGAGCCTTCAAACTGGGAGGACTCATGGAAACTGTCTGGGGTGGAATCAAACCTAGACGACAGCAAAGATGAAGCCATAGTAGAAATAAATGAGGTCTTTATGCCAGGATGGAGTGACTCCTGGCAGCTTGCTTCATCtcctgtggaggaagaggagcatcaCAAGAAATGGAGCATCTGCTGGTCATTCAGGCAGCAGATGAGGTGGGCAATTGTTATGGTAGTTTACAGTCATTTACACAGTTATAATTTTGGTGTTCTTATTCTGAATGTGGACAAGACTAAAGGGCAATATGGAGACTGGGTCTCTCCCAGAAGGTACCGCAAAGCCACAATACCATAACTACCCTTTCACTAACGGGCCACTCTGACAATCAAGAGTTATCTTTTATGTTATTTCTTGGTTTAGTGCTTAGCATTTTTCGAATAAATAAATTTGGTATTGGATTTTTATTACTTCAAAAATCCCAAACCAGTGCTTGACTGTGTCCACAGGTGGTGTCAGCCATCACTGCaggctcatcatcatcacagtcaCAAGCTGACCAGGGTGGCCCAAAAGAAAACCTTCCTTCATCTGGCCACACTAGACAACGATATCACAGACAGCAGCGAGTGGAAGGATGCCTGGAGGGCACCTAAACGATGGGTCCCACCCGAGGAGGCCCAAATAGATGAgatgcaggaggacagagatgagacagagggcatggaggaggaggaggaggaggaggaggaggaggagaagatgaggaggaggagggagaagatgaagaggaggaggaggagggagaagatgaggaggaggaggtagaaaacgaggaggaggagggagaagatgaggaggtagaaaacgaggaggaggaggagggagaagatgaggaggaggaggaggtagaaaacgaggaggaggaggagggagaagatgaggaggaggaggaggtagaaaacgaggaggaggagggagaagatgaggatgaggaagaggagaaggaagaagaagaggaagcataTGGCAAAGAACAAGGAGAAGAGGAATGTggcaaagaggaagagaaattaCAAGCTGAAGAAGAGGGGGAAGTAGTAGAAgataaaaaggaagaagaaagtggCAACGAAGAGGAAGTAGAGGAAGCATTTGAagggtcagaggaagaggagaaaacactAGATAATGAAGATAGAGCAGATGAATGGAAGAAAAAGGAGGtgacagaaaatgatgaagacaATGAAAGCAACAACAATGAGGATGAGGAATGTGAAGGAATgaatgaggaagaagatgaagatccTGACAGAGTacaggcagaagaggaagaagtggtAAACAAGGAAAAGAAGGAGGATAGCGATATAGCTAAAGAAGAGAATGAATATAATGACGAGgagagtgatgatgaagatggagatcAGAGAGACAAACAGGTACacaagaaggaagaggaggaggaagagcaggagaagTGGAGTGCATCAGACATAGCTTTTGAAGCTGATAAAAGCGACACGATGGATAAAAGAGATGATGAGATAGAGGAAGAGAatcaggaagatgaagaagaggatgatAACGATGAGGATGGAGACAATGACCACCAGGAAGATGTGGTagcaaaggaggagagagggagagaaaagaaggaagccAAAGATACTCAAAATAAGTATAATGTAATGGAAGGGGAggaaaaccaacaaacaaaagaggagaagaaaataactgaaaaagaTGGGGATGAagaaacagaggatgaaatgaaggaaaacccaGAAGACAGAGAAGATCTAGAAatgaatgaggaggaagaaaacaagcaggaggaaaaagacaaagtgGAAGTAAAATATGAGAATGAAGTAGGAGAAGAAGGaactggagaagaagcagaaacagaagcagaaagtggggaggaagaagaaaaacaggaggaagaaatACAAGTGGAAGACAAAAGGGAAGAAAGGGTAGAAGAAGAACTAGAAGGAGAAAGGGGTGAATGGGGAGAtgaaagggaagaaaatggagatgaagaagaaaacagagaggaagaaatagAAGTGGAAGACAAAGGGGAAGAACAGGTAGAAGAAGAAATAGGAGTAAAAGGTGACAGGGACAAtgaaagggaagaaaatggagaGGGCAAACTAGAAATGGAAGACAAAGGGGTAgaacaaaaaggagaaaatgaagaagtgagagatgagagggaagaaaatggggaggaagaagaaaaagaagaggaagaagaaaggggtgAACAAGAGTGTGATTATAACGACAGAGAGGAGACTGAGGTAGAAGATATTACAACCAAAAgtcatgaagagaaagaggaagacaatgatgatgaggatCATAACAAAATGGAGGACGTGGACGATTACAgtgacagcgaggaggaggaagatgaccAGAATGAGGACAGTGAGAATGAGGAGGAATGCACTGATGAAGAGGACAACAAAAGTGAAGGCAGTGAGAATGAGGAAGACAGCATGAccgaggatgaagaggatggtgAAAAAGAGGAAGATATCGAAACAGACAAGCATAATGAGAAAGATGAGGAGGACTTAACCAAAGAAGAGGGAGACGAGTATAAGCAGAAAGATGTGAAGGAGGAAGACACTGAAGAGGACACGGACAAAGGACGGGACAATAAAGTGGATGAGAGAGTAAAGCGTAAACCTTCTGTCCCACTTCATTTACAATTCCACAAATTAAATgccagcttctcctcctggaaACAGTCGTGGATGGTGGCAGTTCCTCACAgagcaggagatgaagaggaggacgaagaggagacGATGGAGGGACaagaggagggacaggaggagggacaaGAGTGGCACATTTGGAAAGAGTCTTGGAGGCTCTGTCGCTGGAAGAAGACAGCAGAAGATGAGGTGGTGTGTTTCCCCACTGCCCATCGGACTGTCAGATACCTGggagtgatgcaggacagacGGCTCTTACAAAAGAGGACATGGACTCTCAGCTGGAAGACCAGCAAGTCTCCAGCAAACAAAATACATCATAAAGAAGAAAGTTAAAGGTTTGATTAGTAGTTCAGGAGTAAATTATACGGACATCTGCAAATAGTATTACTGTCCATGTGTATTCAAATCATGTTTTGGATGAACTATTGTGTACATTAGATATGATTTAACTTTGTCTCCATTATTCAACAGTTTACCACTTTAAACAATCCAAGTTACACCTTGTtgtgtttgcattcacatcCAAAAGTACTCGTCTCATATCAGCAAAGCCCTTAATGTCCAAAGGTGCTGGTTTTATCCAGATGTGAATAAGAGTCCTTATATTTACAGCTCTGACAGATTGTTTTACTTGGAGACTTTGTGAATAATCTCTGCATGTGTTTACTGCACCTGGTGGAATGGTGGATACTTCGTCATGAAATATAGAAGCCAGATGAATAAAAGCGGAATGTTATTCATCACTACact harbors:
- the LOC130517527 gene encoding uncharacterized protein LOC130517527, which produces MLPRKEEKRTFSNGPLRDQWEKRAQSVADQQKQEAEWKKKSSVKLCHSKWNYHWSLVSNGDFSKLNKSNDDEKNKPKIKFKIIPPPPKAKPKVPPPPPPKKAPSPKLPRPKRRVEVDVFRLYWKDSWMSLKPPKYLYLKAKEQKIEIPGFTTIMLANARKYKPQVAHTDTEWVFPAYKWTQCWKQVRHLLHLESYEGKHFDWETFLERQGVCKPQIKHFTLPVWAGTWKIMNFAFRQEKPKWDCGWPEYEQPITNKSDKVEELEEENEPSNWEDSWKLSGVESNLDDSKDEAIVEINEVFMPGWSDSWQLASSPVEEEEHHKKWSICWSFRQQMRWCQPSLQAHHHHSHKLTRVAQKKTFLHLATLDNDITDSSEWKDAWRAPKRWVPPEEAQIDEMQEDRDETEGMEEEEEEEEEEEKMRRRREKMKRRRRREKMRRRR